GACATCCCTGGTTGTCCTGGGCTACTGCAGGTCTCGATTCCTTTGGGGGTGAATTCTATAGATCTTGCATCGCATATCAAATCTTATTTACGGGGCTCCTCCACTATTACCATCTCTGGTTTCTTGTCGATAGGCGCTGTAATGAGGTCGGGCTACAGAACATGATACAGCCATAGCAATTCTGCAGCCACTTTGTAGTATCATGTCCGCAGTGACTGGCTTAGCCGGCTACCCTAGCCCAAATTATTTTTACTgcctcttctttggcttaTTGACGCTCTAGCACCCCAAACCTAATAATGCTTCAAATTGCAATCGCAATCGTCAGATTTCGCAAGCCGATCAGTCGTCACCACTTTTGGTCTTCATAGTTGCCATACCTTAAGCCGGTCTGCGGTTTGGGTAGGTCCTTGGTCACCTGAACTTCCGGCGAAGGAGTCTAACCACCGATCGATCATTAACAGCGCATCCATGTCCATTGAGGACTTAGGAATATATAAAAATAGGTAGAGCGCAGTGCCCAGTCCCACGGATGTGGAAAACATAACTGAAACGCAAATTCTCGGTCATAACTGAATGTAGATCATGCTGGGCAGTCTAATTCTCAACAAGGTGAAAGCAATCTGACGTTACCATAATGGTACTTGGCATACGAGCCAGATATAAATTGAATGTCTCCAGATGCACCAACACAATATCTGGGAGCTGTTCGTTGATATCGATGGAATGAAATACATACACAAAGGCATGATTAAGCAAAAGGTATACCTTAATAAATTGAACCGTAATCAAGCCGGTTCGATAGGCAAACTTGGACATTTTCAGAAACGGTCGCTCGACTACATACAAATGAGAGGAACTACGAGTGAGTAAAATATTCAAAgaatataattataaaaaATTGGAAGTTAAACATGAAATGGGATAATAACTCAGCTGGGAGAGTGTACGACTGAAGAAcaacttctgtctctgttATCGTAAAGTCGCCAGTTCGAGCCTGGCTTGTCCCATTACATTTTTGCAATTTTGCAATTGCCAACAGCCTCGTCCCTGGGCTAATTTTCTTGCTGAAGaacaccttttttttctctccatttAATAAACCCCCAGTTATTCATGTAGCAACAAACATTTCATAGGAGTTTCATCCTAGATAAAAGGCCGTCATGTCCAGGCTGCACCATCTACCCATCTGGTTTACAGCCCCCGAGCATCTACGTCCATATTGACCAAGGACTGACTGATGTACATTGACACTCGATATTGACTTTACATTGATGTCTGACATTAACGTGTGTGGGATTGGCATTTGGTATTGATGGTTCGTATTGATATGTAATTATGATGTTCAAGATTGAATCTTCATGAAGATCCTTTGGGAGCAGATGCCACTCACAGTAGTAGCAGCTCACCTGTCGCAGCACCACCCGCATACTGTGGCTGATATCCTTGCTGCTGATTCTGAGTCACGACAAACTGCGCCGGTGgcgcaccaccaccacctgctCCTCCATCGTCACGCCCTCCCAAATGCATCGCTGCCATCTGCTGAGAGCCGATTCCATTAAAGTACTGATCAGCTGCGTTGATAGCGTCCGCGCCAGCTGCACTTCCGGTCGCGTTGGGGTCGACGGCAAAACCAGGCTGAGGTGGAGGGTAGACCGGGCTGGTGGGGTTACCTGTCGTGGTAATTGTCGCGAGACCACTGTTGCTGGTCGAGCTGGACGCTAAATTGGCAGTTGGAGGATTGTACTCGAGCAGGCCGGCTGTGCCGTCTTCCTGTGGTGGGCGCTGCAGGGCTGGGCTGGGCTGCAGTCGGCGAGGACGCGCAGCACGAAATACTTGGTGGATGGGCTTGAGGTAAACGGTCGCCAATGTACCAACATTGAGACAGAGTTCCTCTAAAGTGCGAGGATCAAGCTTCTCGCTCTCAGCTGTAATAGGTGGTTTCTGACCCATGACCACTTGCTTTGCGGTGGCTGGATCGGTGGACAGGAGACGCCAGTACATGTATCCTCGATCGCGAAGATCCGGATCGTCGGTCTCCTCGGTGCACCATTTGAGGACCTGCGGAACAAGCTGCTGGCCCTTGGTTGGCCGTTGAATGAACAGCTTGACCGTTGCAGTCAATAAAGCTAGCTGAACTTCGATTGGCTCGTCGTGGAACGTTGCCAGGTAATCTTTCAATAGCGCGTCCGAGTTTTCGATGCGATCGGCATACTGGCCAATGATCCAAATGACAGCCGCTTTGGCCTCGGGCTCGTCAAGATCGTCAATGTTGCGAATCACGTTGCTAATGATGCTTTCGTACTGGTTGGGATATTTGCGGAAGATGTTGCGAATCACCACTGTCGCCTCCTGGACAATGTATGGAATCTTTGCATCCACCAATTCCAGCAGAGTATCTATACATCGCTTGGCAGCTGATTCAATCTTGATGGCCAGCTTGCCGATGGCGCGCACCGCTTTACGGACAAAGTGCACGTCAATCTCAGTCGCATATCTAGAAGTTCACGGTCAGTGTAGCACAGGGGAGATGACAGAGCGGTCTTGGGCTTACTCTCGGAGCTCTGCGAGGACAATGGAAATATTTTCTTCCGTCGTCAACATAAACATGAGTTCCAGCTTGGTCACTTTGACATAAATTGGGTCATTGTAGTTACAGAAGAAGACCCTGATGTCGTTCCGAAGAACCTCGGGCCGCTTCTGGAGGATGAGAATAGCATTTCGGAGAGCCAGATACTGAATTTCAGGGGGTTTCGAAAGTAGCGTGACCAAAGGTGGTGATAGCTTGCGGcaaagagaggagatgtGTTTTTCGTCGGCAATGTAGTTCATGAGGTAGAGAATGACTCGACAGGCAGTCAGAACGACGGCGGAGTTCTGATGAGACAGCCGAGGTGCTACTCGCTCAGCCAGCAAAAGCGCCTCAGCAGTGTCTTGCGGCACGTAGGACATCAATGCCTCCAGGATGTAACTTTGACCCCACCTATTCATCAGATATTAGCATATGCCTTGACATATCGAGGGAAT
The window above is part of the Penicillium oxalicum strain HP7-1 chromosome VI, whole genome shotgun sequence genome. Proteins encoded here:
- a CDS encoding AP-1 complex subunit beta-1; translation: MFGGYSTYLVLRSHGLHHPQGKVAELRQELNSGGKKDKNYSAKKIALKKIVANMTMSNNDMVALFPDVIECMNLPSLEIKKMCFLFLVNYSRLKPEVAMKALPILVDDMDDTNPLVRALALRTISYVHVREFVEATFQPLKRLMQDNDPYVRKTAAFCVAKLYEHDKKTVENSDLIDRLNRMLKDENPTVVSSVLAALCDIWGRSESISLTIDYVSASKLVSILPDCSEWGQSYILEALMSYVPQDTAEALLLAERVAPRLSHQNSAVVLTACRVILYLMNYIADEKHISSLCRKLSPPLVTLLSKPPEIQYLALRNAILILQKRPEVLRNDIRVFFCNYNDPIYVKVTKLELMFMLTTEENISIVLAELREYATEIDVHFVRKAVRAIGKLAIKIESAAKRCIDTLLELVDAKIPYIVQEATVVIRNIFRKYPNQYESIISNVIRNIDDLDEPEAKAAVIWIIGQYADRIENSDALLKDYLATFHDEPIEVQLALLTATVKLFIQRPTKGQQLVPQVLKWCTEETDDPDLRDRGYMYWRLLSTDPATAKQVVMGQKPPITAESEKLDPRTLEELCLNVGTLATVYLKPIHQVFRAARPRRLQPSPALQRPPQEDGTAGLLEYNPPTANLASSSTSNSGLATITTTGNPTSPVYPPPQPGFAVDPNATGSAAGADAINAADQYFNGIGSQQMAAMHLGGRDDGGAGGGGAPPAQFVVTQNQQQGYQPQYAGGAATGELLLL